A portion of the Streptomyces platensis genome contains these proteins:
- a CDS encoding alkene reductase codes for MSSTLPTTPDQPLLWRAELGDLTLPNRVVMAPLTRARVANDALVPTELIATYYGQRATAGLIITEGTWVSERAIGFVNVPGIYREEQIAGWRRVTGLVHALGGRIVLQLWHTGAASHPDHLGGELPGGPSAVNPRTKSFTADGFKDTVTPREMTTADIAATVDDFRAAAANARRAGFDGVEIGALGAFLITQFLNPRLNLRTDAYGGDPAGRRRLLLEIVDAVAEPWPGRRVGVRLGPYWSDGDRFRADEETLTDYDALVTELNDRPVAYLHLRGPDRTAADGGPDLAALARYRRRFDGPLVANNGFDRESGNAVIEAGIADAVSFGTHFIANPDLVTRFALRRAPAVSDPATYYTGGAEGYVDHIPSGSPARAVEALAP; via the coding sequence ATGAGCAGTACTCTGCCGACCACCCCCGACCAGCCGCTGCTGTGGCGCGCGGAACTCGGGGACCTCACGTTGCCCAACCGGGTGGTGATGGCCCCGCTCACCCGGGCCCGCGTGGCCAACGACGCCCTCGTACCAACGGAGTTGATCGCCACCTACTACGGCCAGCGGGCCACCGCCGGGCTGATCATCACCGAGGGGACCTGGGTCAGCGAACGGGCCATCGGCTTCGTCAACGTACCCGGCATCTACCGCGAGGAGCAGATCGCCGGGTGGCGGCGGGTCACCGGCCTCGTGCATGCCCTCGGCGGCCGTATCGTGCTCCAGCTTTGGCACACCGGCGCCGCCTCGCACCCCGATCACCTGGGCGGAGAGCTGCCCGGCGGGCCGTCAGCGGTCAATCCCCGTACGAAGTCCTTCACCGCCGACGGGTTCAAGGACACGGTCACTCCCCGGGAAATGACCACCGCCGATATCGCGGCGACGGTCGACGACTTCCGGGCCGCCGCAGCGAACGCGCGGCGTGCGGGCTTCGACGGGGTCGAGATCGGTGCCCTTGGCGCCTTTCTGATCACGCAGTTCCTCAACCCCCGTCTGAACCTCCGCACCGACGCCTACGGCGGCGACCCTGCCGGCCGGAGACGGCTGCTGCTGGAGATCGTCGACGCGGTGGCCGAGCCGTGGCCGGGCCGGCGCGTCGGTGTCCGCCTGGGTCCCTACTGGAGCGACGGGGACCGGTTCCGGGCCGACGAGGAGACACTCACCGACTACGACGCCCTGGTGACGGAGCTCAACGACCGTCCCGTGGCCTACCTGCATCTGCGGGGCCCGGACCGCACGGCGGCGGACGGCGGGCCCGACCTCGCGGCGCTCGCACGCTACCGGCGCCGGTTCGACGGTCCCCTGGTCGCGAACAACGGCTTCGACCGCGAGTCGGGGAACGCCGTCATCGAGGCCGGAATCGCCGACGCCGTGTCCTTCGGCACCCACTTCATCGCCAACCCCGACCTCGTCACCCGGTTCGCCCTGCGCCGGGCGCCGGCCGTCAGCGACCCGGCCACGTACTACACCGGCGGGGCCGAGGGCTATGTCGACCACATCCCGTCGGGCAGTCCCGCCCGGGCCGTGGAGGCGCTCGCCCCCTGA